A window of Sagittula sp. P11 genomic DNA:
GTCGCGGAGGATGCCGCGTTGCTGCAAGAAATCGAGGCTTTCCTCGACGCAACCGGGCGTGAACCGCTGTCCACGGAACAGCACGACGGCCTGCTGCGCGGCATGTACAGCCTGAAAGAGCGCGCAAAGTCCTTCCCGGAACTTCTTGAAAAAGCGGAATTTATCCTTGCATCCCGGCCCATTTCGCCGGACGAGAAGGCAGATAAGGCGCTCGACACGGTATCCCGTGGTATACTGGGCAAGTTGACGCCGCACTTGCAAAATGCTAGCTGGACGCGAGATGAATTGGAGGCGGAGATGAACCGCTTCTGCGAAGAACAAGGGACCAAGTTCGGCAAGCTTGCAGCGCCGCTTCGCGCGGCCTTGGCGGGCCGGTCCGTGACTCCTTCGGTCTTCGACATGATGCTGGTCCTGGGACAGGAGGAGAGCCTCGCCCGTCTTCAGGACCAGGCGGCCGACGGGGGCGCGTAACGCGCACCTCGGCCATGTGAGACCTACCCGGTCGGGCCGTCCGATGCGGCCCGGCTCCACCATTTAAGGCAAGGATGACAAGCATGGCTGACGCCCAGAAGACTGCGACTCTGACCCTGGAGGGCAAGAGCTACGAGTTGCCCGTCCACTCCCCGACCGCCGGCCCCGATGTCATCGACATCCGCAAGCTATACGGTCAGGCCGGTGTGTTCACCTACGATCCGGGTTTCACTTCCACCGCGTCCTGCGATTCCACCATCACCTTCATCGACGGTGAGAAGGGCGAATTGCTGCACCGCGGCTATCCCATCGACCAGCTCGCCAGCAAGTCGCATTACCTCGAGGTCTGCTTCCTGCTGCTTTACGGCTACCTGCCGAAGGCCGAGGAGCTGGAGCATTTCGAAAGCACCATCACCCGCCACACGATGCTGCACGAGCAGATGCAGTACTTCTTCCGCGGCTTCCGCCGTGACGCGCATCCGATGGCGGTCATGGTGGGCGTGGTCGGTGCCATGGCGGCCTTCTACCACGACTCGACCGACATCAACGACGAGCGGGAGCGCGAGATCGCCTCGCACCGCCTGATCGCCAAGATGCCGACCATCGCGGCCTGGGCCTACAAATACTCGATCGGCCAGCCCTTCGTGTACCCGCGCAACGACCTCGATTACGCGGCGAACTTCCTGCACATGTGTTTCTCCGTTCCGGCGGAACGCTATGATGTCGACCCGATCCTGTCGCGCGCGATGGACCGGATCTTCACGCTGCACGCAGACCACGAACAGAACGCCTCGACCTCCACGGTGCGCCTGGCGTCCTCGTCCGGGGCCAACCCCTTTGCCTGCATCGCCGCCGGTGTGGCCTGCCTCTGGGGTCCGGCCCACGGTGGCGCCAACCAGGCCTGCCTCGAGATGCTCAAGGAAATCG
This region includes:
- the gltA gene encoding citrate synthase → MADAQKTATLTLEGKSYELPVHSPTAGPDVIDIRKLYGQAGVFTYDPGFTSTASCDSTITFIDGEKGELLHRGYPIDQLASKSHYLEVCFLLLYGYLPKAEELEHFESTITRHTMLHEQMQYFFRGFRRDAHPMAVMVGVVGAMAAFYHDSTDINDEREREIASHRLIAKMPTIAAWAYKYSIGQPFVYPRNDLDYAANFLHMCFSVPAERYDVDPILSRAMDRIFTLHADHEQNASTSTVRLASSSGANPFACIAAGVACLWGPAHGGANQACLEMLKEIGSPEKIPEYIARAKDKSDPFRLMGFGHRVYKNFDPRATVMKQSADEVLDLLGVENNPILATAKELEQQALADPYFAEKKLFPNVDFYSGIILEAMGFPTSMFTPIFALSRTVGWVSQWKEMLADPQNKIGRPRQLYLGETARDYVDIENR